The Iamia majanohamensis genome window below encodes:
- a CDS encoding cupredoxin domain-containing protein, with amino-acid sequence MRALATAAAALVVAVAVAAGGYVVAASDEDGAGDVLGPGTTTVTITIRDSRYHPARIRVWEGTQVRFVVRNEDPIAHELVVGPESVHTRHTTGTEPAHPPVPGEVSLGPGQTGATVYEFDRPSSLRTVCHLPRHEDYGMVGGVEVLPRPA; translated from the coding sequence GTGAGGGCGCTCGCCACCGCAGCCGCCGCCCTCGTCGTGGCCGTCGCCGTCGCCGCCGGTGGCTACGTGGTGGCGGCGTCGGACGAGGACGGTGCCGGCGACGTCCTCGGCCCCGGCACCACGACGGTCACCATCACCATCCGCGACAGCCGCTACCACCCGGCCCGCATCCGGGTCTGGGAGGGCACCCAGGTGCGCTTCGTGGTGCGCAACGAGGACCCCATCGCCCACGAGCTGGTGGTGGGGCCCGAGTCGGTCCACACCCGCCACACCACCGGCACCGAGCCCGCCCACCCCCCGGTGCCGGGGGAGGTCTCGCTGGGGCCGGGCCAGACCGGTGCCACCGTCTACGAGTTCGACCGCCCGTCCTCGCTGCGCACCGTCTGCCACCTGCCCCGCCACGAGGACTACGGCATGGTCGGCGGCGTGGAGGTGCTGCCCCGACCGGCCTGA
- a CDS encoding efflux RND transporter permease subunit: MKRFWSRLAVELGRRAGLVAAVGLILTGILGFGVTRLDFATSQDSYLNTDDQVYIDNVAYQDLFGGQAMLSVLVTEEGTDVADLMASTENQAVFADIADQIGGSGDTEGVPNVEAVVTPLTALQLSDTLIQRTPTGEAAADPTQSIAGGALAFAAGLGGEGPPELQEEAGTPEAEARTQDTLATAERLGAIPVEQRTFDNPDWIEFLLRDNQGEIRKALRPFFPDEETAQVVTRLGGNLDIEDEGAAAEAVTDIVDEATIGDDAPMEGLSASTTVGAPTLLSDINDYLKGGLLSLGAIAVGVMVIVLLLLFQVRWRLLPLAVILIGVTWAFGLAGYIGIPLSLVTISGLPVMLGVGIDYAIQMHARIEEEVIIDRVAHPIQESARKLGPALLVVTFDAVLAFVALKFARVPMIRDFGDLLIVGIIVICFTSIILPIALLGMREFRSPTKGRDFRSGALGKLTVFLGSLPKWTAVPFALISGLIFVGGVVVEGDIEIKADPIEWVNQDSETVQKIDAVQAQTGSSSDLGVYVQSDDVFEQSTVTYVHTLAGCALGSFPDEGDSPYTKANCQEDYIPEQFVEVDGEEQKALLTASSIVTTMSYILEIPGATPLPPRAADVQAAWEQAPPAIQAFTATEDGENLNLLFRTGYSSLSDGEEVVTAIRTDANPPEGTTAVPSGLAVVGVGLLENIESNRAQLTYYAIAFVGIFLMIRLRSLIRSVLSLVPVLIATGLASLVAFGLGLELSPMTAVGGPLVVAICTEFTSLILLRFVEERERGFAPQGAADVAAARTGRAFIVSALTGVVGVGVIATSSLPLLRDFGLIVALNVVVALLSALVILPPMLVWADQEGREWVSRRLVSEEDLARSRGGKGLDADVPEGGDPSGPGTDRTPAGQT, from the coding sequence TTGAAGCGCTTCTGGTCGCGCCTTGCAGTGGAGCTCGGACGGCGGGCGGGCCTGGTGGCCGCCGTCGGGCTCATCCTCACCGGGATCCTCGGGTTCGGTGTCACCCGGCTGGACTTCGCCACCAGCCAGGACAGCTACCTGAACACCGACGACCAGGTGTACATCGACAACGTCGCCTACCAGGACCTCTTCGGCGGCCAGGCCATGCTCAGCGTGCTGGTCACCGAGGAGGGCACCGACGTGGCCGACCTCATGGCGTCGACCGAGAACCAGGCCGTGTTCGCCGACATCGCCGACCAGATCGGCGGGTCCGGCGACACCGAGGGCGTGCCGAACGTCGAGGCCGTGGTCACCCCGCTCACCGCCCTCCAGCTGAGCGACACGCTCATCCAGAGGACCCCGACGGGGGAGGCCGCGGCCGACCCGACCCAGAGCATCGCCGGCGGGGCCCTGGCCTTCGCCGCCGGCCTGGGTGGCGAGGGGCCACCCGAGCTCCAGGAGGAGGCGGGGACCCCCGAGGCCGAGGCCCGCACCCAGGACACCCTGGCCACCGCCGAGCGCCTCGGCGCCATCCCGGTCGAGCAGCGCACCTTCGACAACCCGGACTGGATCGAGTTCCTCCTCCGCGACAACCAGGGCGAGATCCGCAAGGCCCTGCGGCCGTTCTTCCCCGACGAGGAGACGGCCCAGGTCGTCACCCGCCTGGGCGGCAACCTCGACATCGAGGACGAGGGCGCAGCGGCCGAGGCGGTCACCGACATCGTCGACGAGGCCACCATCGGCGACGACGCGCCCATGGAGGGCCTGTCGGCCTCCACCACCGTCGGCGCCCCGACCCTGCTCTCGGACATCAACGACTACCTGAAGGGCGGGCTGCTCAGCCTGGGCGCCATCGCCGTGGGCGTGATGGTGATCGTCCTGCTGCTCCTGTTCCAGGTGCGCTGGCGCCTCCTGCCCCTCGCCGTCATCCTCATCGGCGTCACCTGGGCCTTCGGCCTGGCCGGCTACATCGGGATCCCGCTGTCGCTGGTCACCATCTCCGGGTTGCCGGTGATGCTCGGCGTGGGCATCGACTACGCGATCCAGATGCACGCGCGCATCGAGGAGGAGGTGATCATCGACCGCGTCGCGCACCCGATCCAGGAGTCGGCGCGCAAGCTGGGCCCGGCCCTGCTGGTCGTGACCTTCGACGCGGTGCTCGCCTTCGTCGCCCTCAAGTTCGCCCGGGTGCCGATGATCCGCGACTTCGGCGACCTGCTCATCGTCGGCATCATCGTCATCTGCTTCACCTCGATCATCCTGCCGATCGCCCTGCTCGGCATGCGCGAGTTCCGCTCGCCGACCAAGGGCCGCGACTTCCGCAGCGGGGCCCTCGGCAAGCTCACGGTGTTCCTCGGCTCCCTGCCCAAGTGGACCGCGGTCCCCTTCGCCCTGATCTCCGGGCTCATCTTCGTCGGCGGCGTGGTCGTCGAGGGCGACATCGAGATCAAGGCCGACCCCATCGAGTGGGTGAACCAGGACTCCGAGACGGTCCAGAAGATCGACGCCGTCCAGGCCCAGACCGGCTCGTCGTCGGACCTCGGCGTCTACGTCCAGTCCGACGACGTCTTCGAGCAGTCGACGGTGACCTACGTCCACACCCTGGCCGGCTGCGCCCTGGGCAGCTTCCCCGACGAGGGCGACTCGCCCTACACCAAGGCGAACTGCCAGGAGGACTACATCCCCGAGCAGTTCGTGGAGGTCGACGGCGAGGAGCAGAAGGCCCTGCTCACGGCGTCGAGCATCGTCACCACGATGAGCTACATCCTCGAGATCCCGGGGGCGACGCCGCTGCCGCCGCGGGCCGCCGACGTGCAGGCCGCCTGGGAGCAGGCCCCGCCCGCCATCCAGGCCTTCACCGCCACCGAGGACGGGGAGAACCTGAACCTGCTCTTCCGGACGGGCTACTCCTCGCTCTCCGACGGCGAGGAGGTCGTCACCGCCATCCGCACCGACGCCAACCCGCCCGAGGGCACCACCGCCGTCCCCTCGGGCCTGGCCGTGGTGGGCGTGGGCCTGCTCGAGAACATCGAGTCCAACCGGGCCCAGCTCACCTACTACGCCATCGCCTTCGTCGGGATCTTCCTCATGATCCGGCTGCGGAGCCTCATCCGCTCGGTGCTGTCGCTGGTCCCGGTGCTCATCGCCACCGGCCTGGCCTCGCTGGTCGCCTTCGGCCTCGGCCTCGAGCTCAGCCCCATGACCGCCGTCGGCGGCCCACTGGTGGTGGCGATCTGCACCGAGTTCACGTCGCTGATCCTGCTGCGCTTCGTGGAGGAGCGAGAACGAGGGTTCGCGCCCCAGGGCGCGGCCGACGTGGCCGCGGCCCGCACCGGTCGGGCCTTCATCGTCTCCGCCCTCACCGGCGTGGTCGGCGTCGGCGTCATCGCCACCTCCAGCCTCCCGCTGCTGCGCGACTTCGGGCTGATCGTGGCCCTCAACGTCGTCGTGGCCCTGCTCTCGGCGCTGGTCATCCTCCCGCCGATGCTGGTGTGGGCCGACCAAGAGGGCCGCGAGTGGGTGTCGCGCCGGCTGGTCAGCGAGGAGGACCTGGCCCGCTCCCGCGGTGGGAAGGGCCTCGACGCCGACGTGCCCGAGGGCGGCGACCCCTCCGGCCCGGGCACCGACCGCACCCCGGCGGGCCAGACCTAG
- the hppD gene encoding 4-hydroxyphenylpyruvate dioxygenase: MAAPAAPPTAPPRLQGVDHLEWWVGGARAFAGFLISAFGFAPVAYAGPETGRRDRVSYLLRQGGVQLLVSGALDPDSPIAAHVALHGDGVRDVAFLVDDVDEAHAAALARGARSVRAPADDTDEHGTVRHAAVATYGETVHTLLDRSRYDGPFAPWFAATDLHDAPGPDVGLEGIDHVVGNVEKGTLDRWVAFYEEVFGFAQMTHFDDDQISTAHSALMSTVVWDGQSVVMPINEPADGLRKSQIEEYLDAYGSPGVQHIALATSDIVATVRALAARGVRTMTVPDTYYEEARERMAGIDLPWAALEELGILVDRDEHGHLLQIFTETVTDRPTVFFEIIERRGATGFGEGNFKALFEAIEREQAKRGNL; the protein is encoded by the coding sequence ATGGCCGCGCCCGCCGCCCCCCCGACCGCCCCTCCCCGCCTGCAGGGCGTGGACCACCTCGAGTGGTGGGTGGGCGGCGCCCGGGCCTTCGCCGGCTTCCTGATCTCGGCCTTCGGCTTCGCCCCCGTCGCCTACGCCGGGCCCGAGACGGGGCGGCGCGACCGGGTCTCGTACCTGCTCCGCCAGGGCGGGGTCCAGCTCCTCGTCTCCGGCGCCCTCGACCCCGACTCGCCCATCGCGGCCCACGTCGCCCTCCACGGCGACGGCGTGCGCGACGTCGCCTTCCTCGTCGACGACGTCGACGAGGCCCACGCCGCCGCCCTCGCCCGGGGCGCCCGCAGCGTGCGGGCCCCGGCCGACGACACCGACGAGCACGGCACCGTCCGCCACGCCGCGGTGGCGACCTACGGCGAGACGGTGCACACCCTGCTCGACCGCAGCCGCTACGACGGCCCCTTCGCCCCCTGGTTCGCGGCGACCGACCTGCACGACGCCCCGGGCCCGGACGTGGGCCTGGAGGGCATCGACCACGTCGTCGGCAACGTCGAGAAGGGCACCCTCGACCGCTGGGTCGCGTTCTACGAGGAGGTCTTCGGCTTCGCCCAGATGACCCACTTCGACGACGACCAGATCTCGACCGCCCACTCGGCGCTGATGTCGACGGTCGTGTGGGACGGCCAGAGCGTGGTCATGCCGATCAACGAGCCCGCCGACGGCCTCCGCAAGAGCCAGATCGAGGAGTACCTCGACGCCTACGGCAGCCCGGGGGTGCAGCACATCGCCCTGGCCACCTCCGACATCGTCGCCACCGTCCGGGCGCTGGCCGCCCGGGGCGTGCGCACCATGACCGTGCCCGACACCTACTACGAGGAGGCCCGGGAGCGGATGGCCGGCATCGACCTCCCGTGGGCCGCCCTGGAGGAGCTCGGCATCCTGGTCGACCGCGACGAGCACGGCCACCTGCTGCAGATCTTCACCGAGACCGTCACCGACCGGCCGACGGTGTTCTTCGAGATCATCGAGCGGCGGGGGGCGACCGGGTTCGGCGAGGGCAACTTCAAGGCCCTGTTCGAGGCCATCGAGCGCGAGCAGGCCAAGCGCGGGAACCTGTAG
- a CDS encoding Lrp/AsnC family transcriptional regulator, translating into MSIDSLDARLITALAATPRAGVMELARQLGVARGTVQSRLDKLQARGVVTGFDPDLDLPSLGYEVLAFVTLDITQGRLDDVITHLRAVPELIEAHSTSGPGDLHCRVVARSNQHLQQVLNRILEVSGIERTATHIALTEQIPTRVLPLVAALGEEDESSLPG; encoded by the coding sequence ATGAGCATCGACAGCCTCGACGCCCGGCTCATCACCGCCCTGGCCGCCACCCCCCGCGCCGGGGTGATGGAGCTGGCCCGGCAGCTCGGCGTCGCTCGCGGCACCGTACAGTCCCGGCTCGACAAGCTGCAGGCGCGCGGCGTCGTCACCGGCTTCGACCCGGACCTCGACCTCCCCTCGCTCGGCTACGAGGTGCTGGCCTTCGTCACCCTCGACATCACCCAGGGCCGCCTCGACGACGTCATCACCCACCTGCGGGCCGTGCCCGAGCTGATCGAGGCCCACAGCACGAGCGGTCCCGGCGACCTCCACTGCCGCGTGGTGGCCCGCAGCAACCAGCACCTCCAGCAGGTGCTCAACCGCATCCTCGAGGTCAGCGGCATCGAGCGCACCGCCACCCACATCGCCCTCACCGAGCAGATTCCCACCCGGGTGCTGCCCCTCGTCGCCGCCCTGGGCGAGGAGGACGAGTCCTCCCTCCCGGGCTGA
- a CDS encoding homogentisate 1,2-dioxygenase — MDGVPQWSSGLAARQAHVAPPPGTVEEEHGREGFSGPASHLYRLHAPTGWTSVEGPAVHRAYDSGPLADGPDALWPTPLLANAQVAIGVQSVRRGRPELLRDVDGDRCLFVHRGEGTLRTEYGPLRYRPGDYLVVPRGTTHRVEPATPTTLLVVTALGSRFRLPDRGLLGRHALFDPAVVEVPEAEAVEEDGDFTVVVRRGGADTLVHYPFHPCDVVGWKGDLAPLRLPVEAIRPVVSPRYHLPPSVHTTWVTDGAVVSTFVPRPVETDPEAVRLPFFHRNVDFDEVIFYHRGQFSSRAGIGEGSLTFHPSGLHHGPQPAARQRDADAAAATTGDGHVPRTHDEVAVMVDARQPLHPAPEAAALEVEGYVRSWADPAVAAGER, encoded by the coding sequence ATGGACGGCGTCCCCCAGTGGAGCTCGGGCCTCGCGGCCCGCCAGGCCCACGTGGCGCCCCCGCCGGGCACGGTGGAGGAGGAGCACGGCCGCGAGGGCTTCTCGGGACCCGCTTCGCACCTCTACCGCCTGCACGCCCCCACCGGCTGGACCTCGGTCGAGGGGCCGGCCGTGCACCGGGCCTACGACAGCGGGCCCCTCGCCGACGGCCCCGACGCCCTCTGGCCCACCCCGCTGCTGGCCAACGCCCAGGTGGCCATCGGCGTCCAGTCGGTCCGCCGGGGCCGGCCCGAGCTGCTGCGCGACGTCGACGGCGACCGCTGCCTGTTCGTCCACCGGGGCGAGGGCACGCTGCGCACCGAGTACGGGCCCCTGCGCTACCGCCCGGGCGACTACCTCGTCGTCCCCCGGGGGACCACCCACCGTGTCGAGCCCGCGACCCCGACCACGCTGCTGGTCGTCACCGCCCTCGGCTCCCGCTTCCGCCTGCCCGACCGGGGCCTGCTCGGCCGCCACGCCCTCTTCGACCCGGCCGTGGTCGAGGTGCCCGAGGCCGAGGCGGTGGAGGAGGACGGCGACTTCACCGTCGTCGTGCGTCGCGGGGGCGCCGACACCCTGGTGCACTACCCGTTCCACCCCTGCGACGTGGTCGGCTGGAAGGGCGACCTGGCCCCGCTGCGGCTGCCGGTGGAGGCCATCCGGCCGGTCGTGTCGCCCCGGTACCACCTGCCGCCGTCGGTCCACACCACGTGGGTCACCGACGGCGCCGTCGTCTCGACCTTCGTCCCCCGGCCGGTCGAGACCGACCCCGAGGCCGTGCGGCTCCCGTTCTTCCACCGCAACGTGGACTTCGACGAGGTGATCTTCTACCACCGGGGGCAGTTCTCGTCGCGGGCCGGCATCGGCGAGGGCTCCCTCACCTTCCACCCCTCGGGCCTCCACCACGGGCCCCAGCCCGCGGCCCGGCAGCGCGACGCCGACGCCGCGGCGGCGACGACCGGCGACGGGCACGTCCCCCGCACCCACGACGAGGTGGCGGTGATGGTCGACGCCCGCCAGCCCCTCCACCCCGCACCCGAGGCCGCAGCCCTCGAGGTGGAGGGCTACGTCCGCTCCTGGGCCGACCCCGCGGTGGCGGCCGGCGAGCGGTGA
- a CDS encoding aminotransferase class V-fold PLP-dependent enzyme, translating to MTEATPAPGDLVLPRAEIPVAADRAYLDTAYMTPLPTSVAEAMAADARRAGRLGSRGQDDRAAAEEGVRAAAARLLGSHPDDVAFVANTTQGVGLVAAGLDWAPGDRVVVAAGDHPSIVLPFRARADAGVEVVEVATGPGAALDPDAVAAALEAGRVRVVAVSWVRADHGARADLAALATLAHDHGALLCADLIQGLGALPCDLGAWGVDAAAAGAQKWLLGPHGVGVAHLAPDLRERLRVPAPSQHHLEGGSGPLPHGPTARRHESGSANHTGRAGLGAALALLERAGPAAVAGRVTALADALADGLADVGAEVLSARAAGSGSGIVSVRVPGIDAAEAVARLDAAGVVAAARADAVRFSAHAWNDEGDVAAAVAAVAAL from the coding sequence GTGACGGAGGCCACCCCTGCGCCCGGCGATCTCGTCCTCCCCCGGGCGGAGATCCCGGTGGCGGCCGACCGGGCCTACCTCGACACCGCGTACATGACGCCGCTGCCGACATCGGTCGCCGAAGCCATGGCGGCCGACGCCCGCCGGGCCGGGCGGCTCGGCTCCCGGGGCCAGGACGACCGGGCCGCGGCCGAGGAGGGGGTGCGGGCCGCCGCAGCCCGCCTCCTGGGCAGCCACCCCGACGACGTCGCCTTCGTGGCCAACACGACCCAGGGGGTCGGCCTGGTCGCGGCCGGGCTGGACTGGGCCCCGGGGGACCGGGTGGTGGTGGCCGCGGGCGACCACCCGTCGATCGTCCTGCCCTTCCGCGCCCGGGCCGACGCGGGCGTGGAGGTGGTCGAGGTCGCCACCGGGCCGGGCGCCGCGCTCGACCCGGACGCCGTCGCCGCCGCCTTGGAGGCGGGCCGGGTGCGGGTCGTCGCCGTGTCCTGGGTGCGGGCCGACCACGGCGCACGCGCCGACCTGGCCGCCCTGGCCACCCTCGCCCACGACCACGGTGCGCTCCTCTGCGCCGATCTCATCCAGGGCCTCGGGGCCCTGCCCTGCGACCTGGGCGCCTGGGGCGTCGACGCCGCCGCCGCCGGCGCCCAGAAGTGGTTGCTCGGCCCCCACGGCGTGGGCGTCGCCCACCTCGCCCCCGATCTGCGGGAGCGCCTGCGGGTCCCGGCCCCGTCGCAGCACCACCTCGAGGGCGGCTCCGGGCCCCTCCCCCACGGCCCCACCGCCCGCCGCCACGAGTCGGGCTCGGCGAACCACACCGGCCGGGCCGGTCTCGGCGCCGCCCTCGCCCTGCTGGAGCGGGCCGGGCCCGCCGCCGTCGCCGGCCGCGTCACCGCCCTGGCCGACGCCCTGGCCGACGGGTTGGCCGACGTCGGGGCCGAGGTCCTCTCGGCGCGGGCGGCAGGGTCGGGGTCGGGCATCGTCTCCGTGCGGGTGCCGGGCATCGACGCCGCCGAGGCCGTGGCCCGGCTCGACGCCGCCGGCGTGGTCGCTGCGGCCCGGGCCGACGCGGTCCGCTTCTCGGCCCACGCCTGGAACGACGAGGGCGACGTCGCCGCGGCGGTGGCCGCCGTCGCCGCGCTCTGA
- a CDS encoding proline dehydrogenase family protein — protein sequence MGDDLESRVAATARRIAEAGGDESSSVYHLSWWSERLLESAMDEPAFKAGLFRFVDVFPALDGDDDVARHIEEYMGGEGAPRALGLGMGAADHVPFGHRLEARVAERNIRRMAEQFILGSTTDEVVDGVARLWASGIATTVDLLGEKTVVAADADRYEERVRQVLHALADAAPGWTDDLRLEADDLGSLPRVNVSVKPTALAAHLEPLTCEAGLEAASSRLRSLLRVAGERGATVHIDMEHADAKDLTLALLREVATDPELDQVDLGVVIQAYLRDARQDLADVIALSSRRARPLTVRLVKGAYWDTETTLSAAAGWPPPVFAEKRQTDASYERCTQLLHDHHGEVRAAFGSHNPRSLAYAVEYARERGIPDDGYEIQMLHGMAEPLQHAVARLGHRLRLYAPVGELVPGMAYLVRRLLENTSNESFVRHHHAGHDLDRLIAAPDIDRLPEREEAHRDDTDPDDPAPHRAEPLREWRRAPVRAAFAVAVEDGAGDAVRDVPALIGGEAVTTARTIDSVDPGRPDRVVARSASCGASEADAAVAAAAEVAERWRRTPAPERAAVLFRAAAWMRAHRDALAAREVHEAAKPWDQADADVCEAIDFCEYYGREARRLAAGGEVESPPGEHDVLTYEGAGVTAVIAPWNFPLAIPCGMTAAAIAAGNPAVLKPAEQTPGVALAVVEAFAAAGLPDGVLGFLPGRGEEVGARLVEHPDVAVVAFTGSQEVGLALNAAAAVHRPGQRHVKRVIAEMGGKNALVVDADADPDQAVPIAVRSAFGYSGQKCSALSRLIVLDRVWDAVVPRLVDAVRELAVGPAQEMGTQVGPVIEAEAQARLREVVAGAGRHGTVALARDDVPGDGFYVGPTVVTEVDPASPLARDEHFGPVLSVFRAADLDEALALANDTDFALTAGICTRSPSHAARARDELRAGNVYINRDITGAVVGRHPFGGHGLSGVGSKAGGPDHLLRMMNPRASSENTIRQGFAPET from the coding sequence ATGGGCGACGACCTCGAGAGCAGGGTGGCGGCCACCGCCCGGCGCATCGCCGAGGCCGGTGGCGACGAGAGCTCGTCGGTGTACCACCTGTCGTGGTGGAGCGAGCGCCTGCTCGAGTCGGCCATGGACGAGCCCGCCTTCAAGGCCGGCCTGTTCCGCTTCGTCGACGTGTTCCCCGCCCTCGACGGCGACGACGACGTGGCCCGCCACATCGAGGAGTACATGGGTGGCGAGGGCGCCCCCCGGGCCCTCGGCCTGGGCATGGGGGCCGCCGACCACGTCCCGTTCGGCCACCGCCTGGAGGCCCGGGTCGCGGAGCGCAACATCCGGCGGATGGCCGAGCAGTTCATCCTCGGCTCCACCACCGACGAGGTGGTCGACGGCGTCGCCCGCCTGTGGGCCTCCGGCATCGCCACCACCGTCGACCTCCTCGGCGAGAAGACCGTGGTGGCCGCCGACGCCGATCGCTACGAGGAGCGGGTCCGCCAGGTGCTCCACGCCCTGGCCGACGCCGCACCGGGGTGGACCGACGACCTCCGGCTCGAGGCCGACGACCTCGGGTCCCTCCCCCGGGTCAACGTCAGCGTCAAGCCCACCGCCCTGGCCGCCCACCTGGAGCCCCTCACCTGCGAGGCGGGGCTCGAGGCGGCCTCGTCCCGCCTGCGGTCGCTGCTGCGGGTGGCGGGGGAGCGGGGCGCCACGGTCCACATCGACATGGAGCACGCCGACGCCAAGGACCTGACCCTGGCCCTGCTCCGCGAGGTGGCGACCGACCCCGAGCTCGACCAGGTGGACCTCGGCGTCGTCATCCAGGCCTACCTGCGCGACGCGCGCCAGGACCTCGCCGACGTGATCGCCCTGTCCTCCCGCAGGGCCCGGCCCCTCACCGTCCGGCTGGTCAAGGGCGCCTACTGGGACACCGAGACCACCCTCTCGGCGGCGGCCGGCTGGCCCCCACCGGTGTTCGCCGAGAAGCGCCAGACCGACGCCAGCTACGAGCGGTGCACCCAGCTGCTCCACGACCACCACGGGGAGGTGCGGGCCGCCTTCGGCAGCCACAACCCCCGGTCGCTCGCCTACGCCGTCGAGTACGCGCGGGAGCGGGGCATCCCCGACGACGGCTACGAGATCCAGATGCTGCACGGCATGGCCGAGCCGCTCCAGCACGCGGTCGCCCGCCTCGGCCACCGCCTGCGGCTCTACGCGCCGGTCGGCGAGCTGGTGCCGGGGATGGCGTACCTCGTGCGCCGCCTGCTCGAGAACACGAGCAACGAATCCTTCGTGCGCCACCACCACGCCGGCCACGACCTCGACCGGCTCATCGCCGCCCCCGACATCGACCGCCTCCCGGAGAGGGAGGAGGCCCACCGGGACGACACCGACCCCGACGACCCCGCTCCCCACCGGGCCGAGCCCCTGCGCGAGTGGCGCCGCGCACCGGTGCGGGCCGCCTTCGCGGTCGCCGTCGAGGACGGTGCCGGCGACGCCGTCCGGGACGTGCCCGCCCTCATCGGCGGCGAGGCCGTCACCACCGCCCGGACCATCGACTCCGTCGACCCCGGACGGCCGGACCGGGTCGTGGCCCGCTCGGCCTCGTGCGGGGCGTCCGAGGCCGACGCCGCGGTCGCGGCCGCCGCCGAGGTGGCCGAGCGCTGGCGCCGCACCCCGGCCCCCGAGCGGGCCGCCGTCCTCTTCCGGGCCGCGGCGTGGATGCGGGCCCACCGCGACGCTCTGGCCGCCCGGGAGGTGCACGAGGCGGCCAAGCCCTGGGACCAGGCCGACGCCGACGTGTGCGAGGCCATCGACTTCTGCGAGTACTACGGCCGGGAGGCCCGGCGCCTGGCCGCCGGCGGCGAGGTCGAGTCGCCCCCCGGCGAGCACGACGTGCTCACCTACGAGGGAGCCGGCGTCACCGCCGTCATCGCCCCGTGGAACTTCCCCCTGGCCATCCCGTGCGGCATGACCGCAGCCGCCATCGCCGCCGGCAACCCCGCCGTCCTGAAGCCGGCCGAGCAGACCCCCGGGGTGGCCCTGGCCGTGGTCGAGGCCTTCGCCGCCGCCGGGCTGCCCGACGGCGTGCTCGGCTTCCTCCCGGGTCGGGGCGAGGAGGTCGGGGCCCGCCTGGTCGAGCACCCCGACGTCGCCGTGGTGGCCTTCACCGGGTCCCAGGAGGTCGGCCTGGCCCTGAACGCCGCCGCCGCGGTGCACCGTCCCGGCCAGCGCCACGTCAAGCGGGTCATCGCCGAGATGGGGGGCAAGAACGCCCTCGTCGTCGACGCCGACGCCGATCCCGACCAGGCGGTGCCCATCGCGGTGCGCTCGGCCTTCGGCTACTCGGGCCAGAAGTGCTCGGCCCTCTCTCGGCTGATCGTGCTCGACCGCGTGTGGGACGCGGTGGTGCCGCGGCTGGTCGACGCCGTGCGCGAGCTGGCCGTCGGACCGGCCCAGGAGATGGGGACCCAGGTCGGCCCCGTGATCGAGGCCGAGGCCCAGGCCCGCCTGCGGGAGGTGGTCGCCGGGGCCGGTCGCCACGGCACCGTGGCCCTGGCCCGCGACGACGTCCCCGGCGACGGCTTCTACGTGGGGCCCACGGTGGTCACCGAGGTCGACCCGGCCTCCCCGCTGGCCCGCGACGAGCACTTCGGCCCGGTGCTGTCGGTGTTCCGGGCCGCCGACCTCGACGAGGCCCTGGCCCTGGCCAACGACACCGACTTCGCCCTCACCGCCGGCATCTGCACCCGCTCGCCGTCGCACGCGGCCCGCGCCCGCGACGAGCTGCGCGCCGGGAACGTCTACATCAACCGCGACATCACCGGTGCGGTCGTCGGGCGCCACCCCTTCGGCGGCCACGGCCTCTCCGGCGTGGGGTCGAAGGCCGGCGGGCCCGACCACCTGCTCCGGATGATGAACCCGCGGGCCAGCAGCGAGAACACCATCCGCCAGGGGTTCGCGCCCGAGACCTGA